In the genome of Microcoleus vaginatus PCC 9802, the window CCGTACCAGATTTACCGGGAATGCGAGAATTAGTATAACCAGCCCAACCTCCCAGAGAAACTCGCGATGAAATGCGCCAATTTAAACTTGCTCCAACTGCATTTGTTTGCACAGAATCGGACTTATTTTTGTTAGAATTGATAGCTGTTAATTGGCTATCGCCTGCCAAAGTAATCAGATTACCGTCAGGCGAATAATCGTTAACGTAATAGATAGTAAAATCAACGGGGTCGGCTGGTGTCAGAGTTAGTTGTACACCCAATGTATTGTGTCCTCTAGACCCGTTAGAACTGACAAAAAATCCAGAAATGTTAGTTGAATAAACTGCTTGCAAACTGGCTCGCTTCGCAAATTGCCAGTCAATGCCGATGCCGCCTAAACCCAAACCAGTGTTCAAAATAGGGTTTCTTTGGGCGAAGGCAGAAATGGGGCCCGAAGCTGCACTTTCTGCCCGATTCGGCCCTCGAAAAGCGGTTATCATGTTAACTCCTGCTGTTCCTGCAAACACTGCCAATTTGTCGCCGACAAGAAAGCGGTAGTTGAGGTCGCTGACAGTTAATCCAGAAGTTTCGGCTACATTATAAGCAACGTTTACGTCTTCGGTTAATTGTGGTGAATTGCTTCCGTTCTGGTTGTAAAAACCGATTAATAAGTTACTGCGAGGACTAAATTGAGTGGTTAAGTAGAATTGATTTAGGTTAATGGTGTTGACATTTGTACCGGGGTCTTTGGTATCTCTTTTGCCGTCTCTGGGAGTCCGATCTGCACGGTTGGGCGTGCGCCCTTGGATTCCAAAAATTGTGAATCCCGACAGCTTAGTTGTGGTCGAAAATTGATTGGCTTCTAGTTCGGTAGCTCGCGCTTCTAGCACATCCACTCTGCCTCGCATTGTGGCAATTTCGGCTGCAAATTCTTCTTGCAATTTTTGTAGTTTTATTAAGTCGTCTCGCTTAGCTAGACTTTCAGTAGATTTGGCGATGGACTCGCGGATTGTATCTAAACAAGCATTGACTCCGGCTGCAAATTCATAGCGCGTTATAGCGCGGTTTCCGCGATAGGTTCCGTCGGGGTATCCAGCTATGCAGCCGTATCTTTCTACTAAGGATTGCAGTGCTTGAAATGCCCAGTCTGTGGGCTGTACGTCGCTGAGTTGGGAAACTGATGTAACTTGTTCTAGTGAGTTGTCACCAGGGTAAACTAATGGGGGATTTTCTAATTTATTTTCTTCAACTAATGCGGGTATTGGGGCGGGCTGCGTTTCCCTGGCTTCGGATACGTGAGTTTCTATCTGACTCGCGATAGGTACGGGCGGCTCCGATGTGGGGTTTATCGGTGAATTTACATCTACATTGTGAGAATTTTCGAGGGATTGCCGATCGGGATTAGGATCGAAATTATCCGCTAGATTATTTGTCGGTGCGGGTAATTGATACCATTCATTAACTGCATCTTCCGAATTTGCACTATTTGCTGTTGTTTCAGGATCTGTCGTTTCTGCTAAGGCTGGAATGCTGAATAATGCCTGCAATCCGAATCCTAGTATTAAGCTGCTAAGGATTTTCCAAATTTGTCGATCGCACGTATGATTTTTCATAATTTTTATACTTTGTGAGTGTAAAGCCAAAAAAGTGAGAAAAAGGGCGATTACCTACGGGATAGCTACCCTTCACGCACTATTCGAGATGAAGGGCGGTCGTAAATTGCATTCCTTCTCCCAAAACCGAGGAACAAGTCAAACTGCCCTCCTCGGTTTCTTCCCCTATGTGACGCCTGATTGACTATCCGGTTCCCGTTTTTTTAAAAAATTTTGTAATGAATGAATAGTCAAAACTATGCGCTTTTTTTTCCTCATGTCTTCCTCTGTTATTGTCTTTAATTTTAATAAAAATATCTCGTTTCTACCAAAAAAAAAGTAGTAATAGTAATAATTCATAATTGCGTAAAATCGATAAAAAACATTTTATGTTTAGCCAAAAGATAAGTTTTTACTATAAAAAATTATAGGTACAGATAATATAGGTATTTTTTGAATGTGTGAGTAAATTAATATTTTTTATTTTTGGAATTTGCGGACGGTTATTATTTTGCTTCAAACGAGGTCACACAATAATCAAAATTATATCATTTTTTCCATAGCGCTAATAGTTTATACTCGCTGTATGCACGTAAAAAGTGAGAAGCGAGTGAGCGTGTAACATCGTTCCGACAGAAACACAATCGATTGTTTTAGCTAGCCAACTTTTTAACTTCCGTATCATTAAGGTTGACCAAGCCAAAATATTAAGTGTATTTAACCCGTTAATACTATAATATTATCACCGCAAATCGGTAGCTGCCAATAGCTGCGCGATCGATCCACACTCCAGAGACTTAAAAGCTATGTGCCAATTACTGGGAATGAACTGCAATGTTCCGACAGATATTTGCTTTTCTTTTGAGGGTTTTTCTGCAAGGGGGGGCAAAACGGACGTTCATCAAGACGGTTGGGGAATTGCTTTCTTTGAAGGTTTGGGATGTCGCCTTTTTATAGACTCTAAACCTGCGATTGCTTCTCCGGTTGCAGAAGTAGTGCGTCGCTATCCCATTCATTCAACTAACGTCATTGCTCACATCCGCAAAGCTACGCAAGGCGAAATTGCTTTGGAAAACTGCCACCCTTTTATTCGGGAACTTTGGGGACATTATTGGGTGTTTGCTCACAACGGAAATCTCGAAAACTTTGATCCCGAATGTGCCGGAGTTTACAAACCTGTTGGCAAAACTGACAGCGAAAAAGCATTCTGTTTGATATTAGAAAAGCTGCGCTCCACTTTTCCTCAAAGTAAGCCTGCTTTAGCCGAAATTTACCCGGTACTGGAGGAAATTACTAAAAGTTTGGCACAACACGGAATTTTTAATTATTTACTTTCCGATGGAGAACACTTGTTCAGCCACTGTTCTACTAATCTGCATTATATTGTGCGACAAGCACCTTTTGCTAGCGCTCACTCGATCGACGAAGATGTAACTGTCGATTTTCGGGAATTGACCAACGAGGACGATCGCGTGGCTGTTATTGCCACTTTTCCGCTGACAGATAACGAAGTTTGGACGCAAATTCAGCCGGGAGAATTGCTGGTATTTCAGGATGGTTGGCCGCTCAATTCTGGGCGGCTGGAGTTAAGTTAACCAGACTTAAACAAATTTAAAGCCTAAACAAAGCCCCAACCTGCTAAATGACTAGCTTTCCAGTTTGATTGAGGAAGCCAGATTTGCCATCGCGCTTGACAGCGGCTAAGCCTTCCGAAAAACTCCCCGCAGCCGAAAATTGGGGGGCACTTTTCCACTAGCCTGCTTGATTAATGTATCCCCACCCTTTTGGAGGGGTAACTGCTGCTAAACCTTGATTAAATGAGCGGGGGTTGCACAATTTGAGGATGATTCTTGTGGGGTGTCCCGCCTTCAGTGAAAAGACATCTTGCACCATTGTCAATAAGCTTTTTATGAACAGGCAAGATGCCTGTTCCACAAGAGATGAATTTTATTGTAGAACAGGCCTCTTGCCTGTTCTTGAGAATTGTGCAACATCTCAGGTGAAAAGACATTAGACTGGCTAGGATATCCCATCCCACCAAACAATCAAAATCATCCCGCAATTATGCAACGGTTTCTACTGTCCCGGAACTGACAACACAGGGATTAATTCGGTTGAACAGCCGCTAGAATTTGTCCGGCTGTCACCGTTTGCCCCTTTTCACAAAACAACTCGGCAACAGTGCCCGCAACATCAGCCGTAATAGCAATTTCCATTTTCATCGCTTCCAAAATTAACAGGCGATCGCCCTCTGCAACCGCATCTCCAACATTAACCAGCACCTGCCAAACATTGGCCGAAACGTGAGCGACAACTGCCTCACAGCCGATCGGCAAAGTAACCTCCGCCGCCGTTTCAGAACCCACATCCGCCGAGGATTCTGCGGCAGATTCAGCTTCAAATTCCCCGGATGCGGCCCAGCGATCGCGCTCTGCATTAAATGCGGCCTGCTGCTGCGCTTTAAACTCAGCAGCACTGCCCGCAATAGAATGCAAAAACTCATTGTATTCTCTCAAATTAAAAGTGATTTCCTCAACCTTTAATTTAAACTTCCCTTCAATAAATTCTTCCCGACAGCGGTGCAATTCCTCATGAGAAACCGGATAAAATCGAATTTGGTCAAAAAAGCGCAAAAGCCAAGGTTTACCAGACTGGAAATCCGCCGTTTGTTTGA includes:
- a CDS encoding S-layer protein, whose translation is MKNHTCDRQIWKILSSLILGFGLQALFSIPALAETTDPETTANSANSEDAVNEWYQLPAPTNNLADNFDPNPDRQSLENSHNVDVNSPINPTSEPPVPIASQIETHVSEARETQPAPIPALVEENKLENPPLVYPGDNSLEQVTSVSQLSDVQPTDWAFQALQSLVERYGCIAGYPDGTYRGNRAITRYEFAAGVNACLDTIRESIAKSTESLAKRDDLIKLQKLQEEFAAEIATMRGRVDVLEARATELEANQFSTTTKLSGFTIFGIQGRTPNRADRTPRDGKRDTKDPGTNVNTINLNQFYLTTQFSPRSNLLIGFYNQNGSNSPQLTEDVNVAYNVAETSGLTVSDLNYRFLVGDKLAVFAGTAGVNMITAFRGPNRAESAASGPISAFAQRNPILNTGLGLGGIGIDWQFAKRASLQAVYSTNISGFFVSSNGSRGHNTLGVQLTLTPADPVDFTIYYVNDYSPDGNLITLAGDSQLTAINSNKNKSDSVQTNAVGASLNWRISSRVSLGGWAGYTNSRIPGKSGTVATTNYMVFVNFPDLFKAGNLGGIYIGQPPKIVSSDLPTGNNVPDFLDTGLGRSGGQPGTTTHVEVFYRWQVNDNISVTPGLILIFQPGHTPDSDPIAVGVLRTSFSF
- a CDS encoding class II glutamine amidotransferase; this encodes MCQLLGMNCNVPTDICFSFEGFSARGGKTDVHQDGWGIAFFEGLGCRLFIDSKPAIASPVAEVVRRYPIHSTNVIAHIRKATQGEIALENCHPFIRELWGHYWVFAHNGNLENFDPECAGVYKPVGKTDSEKAFCLILEKLRSTFPQSKPALAEIYPVLEEITKSLAQHGIFNYLLSDGEHLFSHCSTNLHYIVRQAPFASAHSIDEDVTVDFRELTNEDDRVAVIATFPLTDNEVWTQIQPGELLVFQDGWPLNSGRLELS